A single Macrobrachium nipponense isolate FS-2020 chromosome 5, ASM1510439v2, whole genome shotgun sequence DNA region contains:
- the LOC135215291 gene encoding vacuolar protein sorting-associated protein 16 homolog → MSLHDTIHQLIKDGQVKEAERLRVEFKIPERRYWWSRVLAHAQACHWEELSNFSKNKKNPIGFEPFVDACLKYNNISEAQKYAVRVKDENKVTYLIKCGLLEEATKIAQEQRSVSSLTEILAACGPQHQSIQSRIQMLLSDSSLRS, encoded by the exons ATGTCCTTGCATGATACTATCCATCAGCTAATTAAAGATGGACAAGTCAAAGAGGCAGAGAGACTCAGAGTTGAGTTCAAGATACCTGAAAGAAG gtACTGGTGGTCTCGAGTATTAGCTCATGCACAGGCTTGTCACTGGGAGGAATTATCTAACTTTTCAAAAAATAAGAAGAACCCAATTGGATTTGAG CCTTTTGTTGATGCTTGCTTGAAATACAACAACATCAGTGAAGCTCAGAAATATGCAGTCAGAGTAAAGGATGAGAACAAGGTTACTTATCTCATCAAGTGTGG CCTTCTAGAAGAAGCTACAAAAATAGCTCAAGAGCAGCGTAGTGTTTCAAGTCTAACTGAGATTTTAGCTGCCTGTGGGCCACAACATCAGAGTATTCAGTCGCGTATCCAGATGTTACTCAGTGATTCGTCTTTGAGAAGTTAA